TTGGCGGGCGAAGAGTTTCACAGCGTACCCAACTATATGATTCCGCGGTGTATTTACACACGTCCTGAAGCCGCAAGCGTCGGCTTGACGGAGCAAGAAGCCCGTGAACGTGGACACCAGGTGAAAACAGGGAAGTTCCCTTTCCAAGCGATCGGGAAATCGCTAGTATACGGTAGTCGGGACGGCTTCGTTAAAGTGGTGGCGGACCAGACAACTAATGATATTCTCGGTGTACATATGATCGGTACGCATGTAACGGATCTGATCAGCGAGGCCGCTCTTGCGCAATTGCTGGATGCTACGCCGTGGGAAGTCGGACAGCTTATTCATCCGCATCCAACGTTGTCGGAGATTTTGGGAGAAGCGATGCTGGCCGTTGATGGACAAGCGATAGGCATATAAACGTTTCAAATAAATCGGTACTTTTCTTTTTGGGGCGAAAAGGATTATAATGGGGTTAGTCAGAGTTTAGTACCAGGTTTTAAGACAAGATGGTACTAGGTGCTGAAAGTAGGATGTTTGACATTTAAGGAGGTGCCTCAATGAGTTCTAAAGGCGCTGTAGACGCTGGCTTCAGACATGAACAGCTGGGACTTACTCACGGACAAGTAATTGATATGTACAGATATATGTTGCTCGCAAGAAGATTTGACGAGCGCAACATGCTCCTGCAACGGGCAGGAAAAATTAACTTCCACGTTTCCGGTATTGGGCAGGAGGCGGCACAAGTAGGTGCAGCTTTCGCTTTAGATCGGGAAAAGGACTATTTCCTTCCCTATTACCGGGATTACGGATTCGTGCTTGCAGTCGGCATGACACCGCGCGAATTGATGTTGTCGGCATTTGCCAAGGCAGATGACCCTAATAGCGGCGGTCGCCAGATGCCGGGGCATTTTGGTAGTAAACGACTACGTATTGTGACAGGCTCCAGCCCAGTGACCACACAGGTTCCACATGCAGTCGGTGTAGCGCTGGCCGCCAAGATGCAGAAAAAGGATTTTGTATCGTTTGTTACGTTTGGGGAAGGCTCCAGCAATCAGGGGGATTTTCACGAAGGCTGTAACTTTGCGGGTGTACAGAAGCTGCCAGTCATCATTATGTGCGAGAACAATCAATATGCGATATCGGTTCCGATTCATAAGCAGTTGGCAGGCAAGGTAAGTGACCGAGCATTGGGTTACGGATTCCCTGGTATTCGTGTCGATGGTAATGATGCGCTAGCCGTATATGCCGCGGTGAAGGAAGCACGTGAACGTGCTGTCCGCGGTGAAGGTCCTACGCTAATCGAAGCCATGATGTACCGTCTGTCCCCTCACTCCACTTCGGATAATGATCTGGCTTACCGGACCAAGGAGGAAGTAGATGAGAACTGGGCCAAGGACGGCGTAGCCCGCATGAAGAGTTACTTGATCGAATGCGGCATTTGGGATGAGGCCAAAGATGCAGATCTGTCGGCCGAACTGCTGCTCGAAGTCAAGGAAGCCATTGAATATGCAGATAATGCGCCTTTTCCTAAGCCCGAAGATACGCTACTGCATGTGTATGCTGATAGCCATGGGGAGGGTCGGTAATTATGGCGATGATGGAATATATTGATGCGATACGTCTTGCTATGAAGGAAGAAATGGAGCAGGATGAAACGGTTTTTGTATTAGGTGAGGACGTCGGTGTAAAAGGCGGTGTTTTTACAACGACTAAGGGGCTCATGGACCAATTCGGTGAGCAACGTGTCATGGATACACCATTGGCAGAGTCGGCGATTGCAGGGGTTGCAATTGGTGCGGCAATGTACGGAATGAAGCCGATTGCTGAAATGCAATATTCGGACTTCATGCTGCCAGCGACGAATCAGATTATTAGTGAAGCGGCTAAAATCCGCTACCGCTCCAACAACGATTGGAATTGCCCTGTGGTGATCCGCGCACCTATCGGTGGCGGTATTTTTGGTGGTTTGTATCACTCTCAGTGTCCGGAATCTATTTTTTTTGGTACACCGGGTCTAAAAATTGTTGCTCCATTTACACCTTATGACGCCAAAGGATTGCTGAAAGCAGCCATTCGTGACCCTGACCCAGTGCTGTTTTTTGAAAATAAAAAATCCTACAAGCTGATTAAGGGTGAAGTGCCTGAGGATGATTATATCGTTCCAATCGGCAAGGCTAATCTACTGCGCGAGGGTGACGATATTACGGTCATCGGTTATAGCCAGCCATTGCATTTTGTTATGCAGGCAGCTGAGGAATTGGAGAAGGAAGAGGGCATTACCGCACATGTTGTGGATTTGCGCACACTCCAGCCATTGGATCGCGAAGCCATTATCGAGGCTGCACGACATACAGGTAAGGTCTTAATCGTTCATGAGGACAACAAAACGGGCGGTATCGGTGCCGAGGTATCAGCTATTATTAATGAAGAGTGTCTGTTCGAACTGGATGCACCGATTGAGCGTCTGTGCGCTCCTGATGTGCCAGCCATGCCGATCAGTCCACCAATGGAGAAGTTTTATATGTTAAACAAGGATAAAGTGAAGGAAGCCATGCGCCGTCTCGCCATGTATTAATATAGAGCAGATTCGGGCGAAAGTATTCCAAAAGAGTAGTGGGGCAGCGATAAAACGCGCCCTTCTATGATGTTAAGGAGTTGAAAAAAATGTCAGACCAAACACAATGGAACGACGTGACCATGCCGCAATTGGCTGAATCGCTCGTATCGGCAACAATTGCCAAATGGCTCAAACAACCTGGTGACACAGTAGAGCAATTTGAGCCAATTTGCGAGGTCATTACAGATAAAGTGAACGCTGAAATCCCATCCACATTGGATGGCATTATGGGTGACCTGTTGGCGGAGGAAGGTCAGACGGTAGCGGTAGGCGAGTTGATTTGCCGTATCCAGACGAAGTCGGCTGCACCTACAGCATCAACAGGAGGAGCGGCACCAGCGGCATCAGCATCTCAAGGCAACGTACAAGCACAATCCCAGCAGAGTGCTGGATCGGATCAGTCCATGCGCGGACGTTTTTCTCCAGCGGTCCAAACACTGGCTGCTGAGTACAATGTGGACTTAAGCAGAGTGCCAGGAACAGGCATGGGGGGAAGAATTACTCGCAAAGACGTGCTGAATTTTGTGCAGCAGGGCGGCTCAGCTCCAACTGGAGTGACTGGTCAGACGAGTGGGACCACGGAAGGACAAGGATCTCCTTTTACAGGACTACAGCAGTCTGCTGTTCAGCATAGTGCTCCAGTTCAAAATATGGACCCTGCGATTCCCGTGCGCAACAGCGGTATTCATTTAACAGAGGCGCCAAAAGTTCCTATGATCGAAGTTGAGGGTGGCAACAATAACAGGTCCGAGTATTTTATTGATGTTACACCTATTCGTAGTGCAATTGCCCGCAATATGCGGCAAAGTGTTTCGGAAATTCCTCATGCCTGGACGACGATTGAAGTGGATGTGACCAACCTGGTGATGCTCCGCAACAAGATCAAAAACGAGTTCAAGCAAAAAGAAGGCATCAATATTACGTATCTGGCTTTTCTCATGAAAGCAGTCGTGAATGCAATCAAAGAATATCCGATCATGAATTCGGTGTGGGCAGTCGATAAAATTATCATCAAAAGAGACATCAATATTTCGTTGGCCGTAGGCACGGAGGACTCCGTTCTTACTCCTGTTATTAAAAAAGCCGACCAAAAAAATATTGCTGGTTTAGCTCGTGAGATTGACGATTTGGCACGTAAAACCCGCGAAGGTACACTCAAACTGGACGACATGCAAGGCGGAACATTCACCGTCAACAACACCGGTTCCTTTGGTTCCATTTTATCTTATCCGGTGATTAACTATCCGCAGGCTGCAATTCTTACCTTTGAATCCATTGTCAAAAGACCAGTGGTTATTGATGATATGATTGCGGTGCGCTCGATGGCTAATCTGTGTCTGTCGCTGGATCATCGTATTTTAGACGGAGTGATTTGCGGACGATTCCTGCAACGGGTTAAAGAAAATCTAGAAGGCTACACCTTGGATACGAAGCTGTACTAATCATCCGAACAGTTAGGTAAATGGACGGAGAGGAAGTGACAGGCCGTGAACAGACGACCGCTTGATGTAACCTATATGAATAGGATGGAATATGCCCATGCTTGGGATGTTCAGAAGGAGATTGTGGGAAAGCTGGATGCGGGGGAGGCGAGAGAAACGCTTATGCTTCTCCAGCATCCGCCAACCTACACCATTGGTTCCCAGAGGCATCCTGAGCATCTGCTCCTCACACCAGAGCAGCTGAAAGAGCAGGGCATCAGCGTCTTTCAAATTGATCGTGGGGGAGACATTACATATCATGGACCAGGGCAACTTGTCGGATATCCCTTACTTGTGCTTGGCAACCGAGAGGCGTTAAATCTGCACGGATACCTTCGAAGTTTGGAAGAAGTGATCATTCAGTTGCTGGCATCTTATGGGATTGAAGGGAGTCGTAAGCCTGAATATACGGGGGTATGGATCGGGAATCTTAAAATTGCGGCCATTGGTGTCAAATTTAACAAGTGTAAGCACCGTCGGGGCTTCGTAACCAGCCATGGCTTTGCCTTTAACATCAAGTCAGGAATACAGCATGAAGGTTTTGAAGGCATTGTTCCATGCGGAATTCAGGAATACGGTGTGACATCATTAGAGGACTGTACACAGCAGTCTTTTTCGGTAGAGCAGATTGCGAGGGAAATTGTGCCGTACTTTGAACAGCAATTTTCATTTGCTGCGCAATGGCAGACGCATTCCTTCCAATAAAAGGTCAGGCGGGCAATTGTGTGATTGACACGGGAGCCCGCCTGTTTGTTTGCTTGTGCAGCAGCTCGTCCACACATAGCTTGTAACGGATCTTGGGTAGCCCAAACTTGAGCGGTGTAGTTGTTATAGTGGCATAATAAACGGCTCAATCACCATGAACAGCGTAGAACCAATCATAGCTGCGAGCATAACGTAGACGAAAAAACGAACCCATTTTTTGTTAGACATGTGTAACTCCTTTAGGATAGGTTTAAGTCATAGATAAGAACATCTATCCGTATTGTAACGTAATCGGGAAAGAGAGGAAAGTTTAATGACAGTAGAGATAGTAAAAGATCGAATCGTACAGGAATTTATGGAACTCGTACAGGTGGACAGTGAAACAAAGCATGAACAAGAAATATCACGTGTTCTGAAAGAAAAGTTTAATGCACTTGGACTGGAAGTCGTAGAAGACGATTCCCGCGAAAGAACGGGACATGGTTCGGGTAATTTGATTGTTACCTGGAAAGCGGAAGGTGTGGAGCAAGCACCCAAAATATTTTTTACCTGTCACATGGATACCGTAACTCCAGGTAAGGGTATCAAGCCGCAGTTGGGTGAGGATGGCTGGATTCGCAGTGATGGTTCAACAATTTTGGGTTCGGACGACAAGGCTGGGATTGCTGCTTTGTTCGAGGCGATTCGTGTCGTGCGCGAGCAGAACATTCCCCATGGTCAAATTCAGTTCGTGATTACGGCTGGAGAGGAATCTGGTTTGATGGGTGCACGGGCGATGAAGCCGGAAGTGCTGGATTCTGACTTCGGATACGCTTTGGATTCGAACGGTGAGGTGGGTTCTATTTGTATAGCTGCTCCCACACAGGCACGTATTGAGATGAGAATTACTGGGAAGTCTGCACATGCGGGAGTCAATCCTGAAGACGGCATCAGTGCCATTCAAGTCGCTTCTAAAGCAATTTCTAAAATGAAATTGGGACGCATTGACAAGGAGACGACCGCTAACATCGGCAGTTTCGAAGGCGGAGGCGCGACGAATGTGGTCTGCGATTTTGTATTGATCCGTGCGGAGGCTCGCAGTATTGTACAGGAAAAGGTTAATCATCAAATTCAGCATATGCGTGAAGCGCTCGAAACCACTACGCGTGAATTTGGTGCCCAGGGAGAGTTCCGTAGTGAAGTCATCTATCCAGCATTCAGCTTTACGGAGCATGATGAAGTTGTACAGGTTGCTCAGCGTGCTATTCAAGGGCTGGGACTGGCAACATCAACCTTCCATTCGGGTGGCGGCTCAGATGC
This window of the Paenibacillus polymyxa genome carries:
- a CDS encoding dihydrolipoamide acetyltransferase family protein gives rise to the protein MSDQTQWNDVTMPQLAESLVSATIAKWLKQPGDTVEQFEPICEVITDKVNAEIPSTLDGIMGDLLAEEGQTVAVGELICRIQTKSAAPTASTGGAAPAASASQGNVQAQSQQSAGSDQSMRGRFSPAVQTLAAEYNVDLSRVPGTGMGGRITRKDVLNFVQQGGSAPTGVTGQTSGTTEGQGSPFTGLQQSAVQHSAPVQNMDPAIPVRNSGIHLTEAPKVPMIEVEGGNNNRSEYFIDVTPIRSAIARNMRQSVSEIPHAWTTIEVDVTNLVMLRNKIKNEFKQKEGINITYLAFLMKAVVNAIKEYPIMNSVWAVDKIIIKRDINISLAVGTEDSVLTPVIKKADQKNIAGLAREIDDLARKTREGTLKLDDMQGGTFTVNNTGSFGSILSYPVINYPQAAILTFESIVKRPVVIDDMIAVRSMANLCLSLDHRILDGVICGRFLQRVKENLEGYTLDTKLY
- the lipB gene encoding lipoyl(octanoyl) transferase LipB, which encodes MNRRPLDVTYMNRMEYAHAWDVQKEIVGKLDAGEARETLMLLQHPPTYTIGSQRHPEHLLLTPEQLKEQGISVFQIDRGGDITYHGPGQLVGYPLLVLGNREALNLHGYLRSLEEVIIQLLASYGIEGSRKPEYTGVWIGNLKIAAIGVKFNKCKHRRGFVTSHGFAFNIKSGIQHEGFEGIVPCGIQEYGVTSLEDCTQQSFSVEQIAREIVPYFEQQFSFAAQWQTHSFQ
- the prli42 gene encoding stressosome-associated protein Prli42, producing the protein MSNKKWVRFFVYVMLAAMIGSTLFMVIEPFIMPL
- a CDS encoding thiamine pyrophosphate-dependent dehydrogenase E1 component subunit alpha, coding for MSSKGAVDAGFRHEQLGLTHGQVIDMYRYMLLARRFDERNMLLQRAGKINFHVSGIGQEAAQVGAAFALDREKDYFLPYYRDYGFVLAVGMTPRELMLSAFAKADDPNSGGRQMPGHFGSKRLRIVTGSSPVTTQVPHAVGVALAAKMQKKDFVSFVTFGEGSSNQGDFHEGCNFAGVQKLPVIIMCENNQYAISVPIHKQLAGKVSDRALGYGFPGIRVDGNDALAVYAAVKEARERAVRGEGPTLIEAMMYRLSPHSTSDNDLAYRTKEEVDENWAKDGVARMKSYLIECGIWDEAKDADLSAELLLEVKEAIEYADNAPFPKPEDTLLHVYADSHGEGR
- a CDS encoding alpha-ketoacid dehydrogenase subunit beta gives rise to the protein MAMMEYIDAIRLAMKEEMEQDETVFVLGEDVGVKGGVFTTTKGLMDQFGEQRVMDTPLAESAIAGVAIGAAMYGMKPIAEMQYSDFMLPATNQIISEAAKIRYRSNNDWNCPVVIRAPIGGGIFGGLYHSQCPESIFFGTPGLKIVAPFTPYDAKGLLKAAIRDPDPVLFFENKKSYKLIKGEVPEDDYIVPIGKANLLREGDDITVIGYSQPLHFVMQAAEELEKEEGITAHVVDLRTLQPLDREAIIEAARHTGKVLIVHEDNKTGGIGAEVSAIINEECLFELDAPIERLCAPDVPAMPISPPMEKFYMLNKDKVKEAMRRLAMY
- a CDS encoding tripeptidase T, giving the protein MTVEIVKDRIVQEFMELVQVDSETKHEQEISRVLKEKFNALGLEVVEDDSRERTGHGSGNLIVTWKAEGVEQAPKIFFTCHMDTVTPGKGIKPQLGEDGWIRSDGSTILGSDDKAGIAALFEAIRVVREQNIPHGQIQFVITAGEESGLMGARAMKPEVLDSDFGYALDSNGEVGSICIAAPTQARIEMRITGKSAHAGVNPEDGISAIQVASKAISKMKLGRIDKETTANIGSFEGGGATNVVCDFVLIRAEARSIVQEKVNHQIQHMREALETTTREFGAQGEFRSEVIYPAFSFTEHDEVVQVAQRAIQGLGLATSTFHSGGGSDANVFNGLGIPTVNLAVGYQNIHTTEEKIKADDLVKVAEVVVALIQETTK